The DNA segment ATGCCTTAGTCAAGCGGCTTGTACAAGATTATGGCAATTGATTTAAGATTTCCAAAGCAAAATGCCCTCTCTTTGCCATTATAGAAGTTTTGTTACGGATTGTAGACTGGCtaaacatgcatatgtgaacTGACAAGGTATATCATGTGATCATCACCATCATATTGAAGTGCAGTCTCATCCAGTGGAATTTCACTTTTATCATATCCTTCCCACTTGCTGTTGGGCTCCTTCAAAGTGAGGGAGTTTGATATTAGATCGTTCTACAAAGCATTTCTTCCTTAGGGTAGCTTCTCTCCCTCGGAAGCAAATTTGGAGGAATAAGGCTCCATTGAGATTGACTTTCTTTGTTTGAACAGTGGCTCTAGAGAAAGATCCTCATGTGTGACAATCTTAGAAAGAGGCACATGATAGTGTTGGATTGTTGTTATACTTGCAAGAAGAGTGGAGATAGTACTAccgattaaaaaagaaaaaaagaacaaagaaaaagaagaatggaGATAGTATAGATCATCTATTGCTTCACAGTGAGATTGCCAATCCTTTGTGGAACACTATTTTTAGTTGTTTGGGCTCAATTTGGGTTATGCCAAATAGAGTGGTAGATCTGTTTGGGTGTTAGAGCGGCAGGTTTGATAGCCACAAAGGACTACTTTAGGAAGCTGATCCGTTTTTGTGTCATGTGATTAATATGAAAGGAggtcactagttcgagtcccctcaggGCCACTGGAGGTTTACTTGGTCATTAACTTCAGGGCCccgtgggattagtcgaggtgcgcgtaagctggcccggacacccaaggatatcaaaaaaaaaaatatgaaaggaAGGTCTGGAGGGAATGACTAGACTTTTGAGGACTGCAACAAGAGGATGGCAGAAGTGAAGGATGTTTGCTTTAGAACATTTTTTGTCTCGGATCACTTACCAATCTTGTTTATCTATTTATAGTTTgcactattttttaatttttttctctttttaattaaGTTTATATCTTGTACACTCCCTGTGTACCTGTATaacatccttttttttcattttcacttgTAATATGTAGAGCCTGCATTATaaaaaggtatttttttttttcaactgccATACGGTAAACAAAAGCCATTTGTGTTTCATTTGACTTGCTCATTGCTCTTATTAGTTAGTAATTTTCTATTTCTCACTTATAATGGTAGGTTGCTATCTCTCGTAAATTTTTTTGACATGGATATCTCTCACTCATTAGCTTCTGTATTTATTGCAGCATGAGACAGGACTATGCAAAAATCTACTTCAGGAATATGCTCAAAAGATGAATTACGCAATTCCATTATATCAATGTCAAAAGGATGAAACCCCAGGCCGAGTACCACTTTTTTCATGTACTATTGAGATAGGGGGGATTCGTTACATTGGAGCTGcagcaaaaacaaagaaagaagcaGAGATTAAAGCTGCTAGAACTGCTCTTTTAGCCATTCAGTCAAGTACGACTCAGTCATCTGAGAAACCCTTTCTCAACTCACAGTTAACAGTAATCCCAAGCAAGAAAAGGGGGATCAAATCTGTCAATGATATCGAGGAGGCAGCAAATCCTCCAAAGGCAAAGAAAGCTcgattcaaaaagaaaatgctgAAGAAGAAACTTTCTGGAGACAAGGTAGGCAACATTCAAGGTGAGAATGTAGGCAGTATGGAATCCCTTTTGGACAATAATGGACCAGAATCTGATCAAATTGATGCAGCTGCGGTCCAAGAAGCAGTTATGGGAATGTCGTCCATCGAAGCTATTGGGAATCCCCAAAATGTTAGATCATGTGTGAGCTCAAGTGAGAAAGAAATATCTGCTGGGGAAGGTGCCTTGGCTCAACAAGTGAACGGCAATTATGAAAATAGAAAGCTATCGGCTTCAAATTCTAATCTAAACAATGACATGGGGGCATTCTCCATGTTTTCTGGAGATATGACTGTACTGACGAAGGAGATGAATGAGGTATCTGAATTTGGAGATATAGCTTCGGTTGCAGACAGTGCTACTACCATGGGTCACGTAGTGGCTTCAAGTATCCAGCCAGCTTAAACCAGTAAGAAGAGAGGATCCAAGTGGGTGTGTATTGGAGAGATCGAGGCTGAGGTTCAATTGTTTGGAAATCATTTTGCAGTTAGGAGAAATAGTAAATTGAGgtttttaatagatttttagACATTTCAAGGATTCTATGAGTCTATACTTCAGTCAAGACTTTACAATCTTATGGTGTCCATCAGCTTCGTTTGCATGTATTGGTGGATTTGGAGCATAGATCGCAAAAAAAGAACCTCCTGCTTTGGTTTCAGCTTATTGTGTTGTCATTAGAATGAGAATGGTACTTTTTTAAGGATCTTTTTAACAGTTTATGTTGCCAAAATATTCAACATTTGTCATTAATGGTTGCAATATGAGATGATTTAAGTTATCAACACCTTCATCATTTTGGTTGTTATTTACTCTTCATCTTTCAATGTGATGATTCTCTCCATCTTCTCGTTTTGAATGTGAGGAAGAAATCTTTTAGCACTTGTTATTGTTAAGGATACCCAAATTAGATTCAATTTGCAAGATTGCAATGATTGGGCTGCTGCAAGCATCCAAATTTCTACGAGCATAtggttaaaattttttatctgaattttaaaatttggagataagaaaaaaaataattatacaaggCGAGTCATGTGCAATTTCTTAttgcatatataaataaaataacatatgaaTTCCAATCCtcacataattaattattaaataatatcaatatataattacatgataTTCTAATTTTAGAAAGAGTAATTCTATTCACAAGCTAGTATGGAGAACATACTATTTACATTATCAATGTGACATGATTTGATTtacaatatttaaatttgaaatttcttcttacaaattaaattttgtcacGTTAATCATATACAGTGTCTAGAGACATTGCATTTTACACTGATttgtgaatataattttttttgtaaaaattaataggAGTGTAATTAATGTTAATATTTagtgaaaaaaattttatacaccatgttaagatgtggcacatttatcatctttgaataattttttattaaattatttattatttaataataataaatatatcatatcttatataatgaaatatcttatataataagatgaaaataagaTTAGCGTATGAAATATCGATTTAACTCTAGATGGAGTAACTTGGGGATGTTAACGGATTTTATATAAATCGTTGAGGATCCGTGCGCCAAAAATATTTCCCATCTCAGAGGGTCTTTTAACTCTCTGAAACTGCGTTCGCCCGAAAATGCACGGTCGGCCTCGCAAGGACCCAAAGCCAGAGGATGCAGCTGCTTCGGTAGCCAAAGCTGAGAAACTTCGCTCTCTCCAATCTCAGTTCCTCTCCAACCACCACAACAAGATGTAcccatttttctcttctttttttgccCTCTCGTTTTCTTTTCGATCCTGGGATCCAACCACCTCCGtctcttcttttaattttcgTAGTTATGAAAATATTTCAGTTATACTAATGAAGCTCTAGAGGTTAACACGAAGCTGCTAGAAGTCAACCCCGAGTACTATACGGCTTGGAATTTCAGGAAGCTCGCCGTTGAACACCGTCTGAGTCAGTCCGACTCTGATCCTGACTCGATCAAGTCGATTTTCAGTGAAGAACTCAAAGTGGtaggctttttctttttttaaaaaaaaaattattattataacacgatttctttttttctttcctctttgtttGCTTCCGAGGGGAAAACTAGACTTGggaaactaaaaattaaatgaatttggATCTCACGTATCCATTCTCTCAGAACTGGAAGTAATCTTGGTTGACTATGCCTATGGGCAAAATTGTTTCAGttgaattgagttttaattttctcaattttttatcCCCGCtaatttttttgacaagtaaactGAAAATTTGTTTGCTAATTTTCTCAGTGTCTAAACAAGGGTTCTTTCGAAGTTAATGTTTgcgcaatatatatatttttattatatgtatcAACTTTATGTAGGTAGAGAGCGCATTGAAGCAGAATTTTAAGTCGTACGGAGCGTGGCATCATCGAAAATGGGTGCTAAGCAAGGGTCATTCATCCATAGATCACGAAATGCGGCTTCTGGATCGGTACCAGAAGCTCGATCCCCGGAATTTTCATGCGTGGAATTACCGGAGGTGAAATATTGCCTTAATTTGAATGCGTGCAACCTATAAGTTCttagttccttttttttatttaacattttttggtCAGATTTGTGGCAGCATTGATGAACAGATCAGAGGTGGACGAATTACGGTATACGACAGATATGATAAATTCCAATTTCAGCAATTATTCTGCGTGGCACAATCGTAGGTGTGATTCCATTTGCtaataagtttttaattttcctGTTCGGTTTTTACCCGTTGGAATTGGAATTTTTTATCATTGGTTCTctagatatataaaaaatttaactcaatCTTCTGATAGTTCTGTCTGGCTcgtatattctaaaataatttttaaggcTGCATATATGagtcttttcatatatttaacgTTGTATTAAGGAGTAAGGTTACCTGTTTTGATTTACTCAATATAGGCATGAGATTAATATCACCCATTGGTAGAATATGTATTGGTAGCACTTGGGCTTCCATTGGTTCGATTTCACTACCCATGTTGTGTTAGCAGTGTTCTTACAAACACGAAAAGGACAAAAAAGATAAAGTCCAATTGAGTTGAtgggtaaaatatatatatatttttttatagataaaagaaattttattgatcctcgtaaataggcaaagcccgagtacacaaGGAGTATACAAGAAAAGCCTAGTTACAAAAACTACGTGCTACGGATAGTAGCATACAAGTCATTAAGTCCCGTTCCATTCCATGCAATAGAGTGGGCCCAAAGTaacaaagtatgaaagaaaaagtccctaaaccTGTCCGGGGAGCGCTCCCTATCCTCAAAACAGCGGCCATTTCTTTCGTTCCATGTGCACTACATTAGGCATAAaggtatcatcttccatacaACAGTGATCTGGCGATTGCCCCTAATCCTTTGCCAACAAGACAATAGGTCTATCACCCTCTTGGTCATGACCCACGCAATGTCAAGCCTCGAGAAGATTGCATCCCATAAAGCCTTAACTACTTCGCAATGAAGGAGAAGATGGTCCGCTGACTCGCCGTTGTGTTTGCACATGTAGCACCAGTCCATTATGTAAAATCCACGCTTTCTTAGTTTGTCGATTGTTAAGATTTTACCATGGAACCCAAAAAAAGCGACTTTGAGGGGAACattgctcctccaaatgctcttccaggGGAAAGCATTGGAGAAGTGTGTCGACAAGGCTTTATGGTATGAGCGGACCGAGAATTTCTTGTTCCCTGTGCCAGTCCAAAGTAGTTTGTCCTCCCTTCCTGCCCTTAACTTCAGCGAATATAGCACTCTATAGAACTCAGTGATGTCCCCCATCTCCCAATCTTGTACAGCTCTAGTGAAACTCACAGACCAAGTGATGGAGTTAGAATTAATGCATATATTATCAGCCACTGAAGAACCTTGATCCAACACGATCCTATAAAGAGAgggtaaaatatttaatatgagACATTTGTTAATCTATGCCAAAGGCCTGTGGCCTGATGGCATAACACTCAAGTCTCCAAAATGGAGGTCTTGAGTTCGACCCCCTTCCCccaatgtataaaaaaaaaacatttgttaATCTGCGATAGAAGGATATGCATTCCAGTGTTCCCAACTGCTCATGGAGGACCACTTTGAAAGCTTAAAAATGACTGGTAATGGCTGTAACCATATcttcatattttattcaactgcGAATGTCTAcaaagagtttttttttcccctgggTTCAGCATAAGAATTTGAGATTGGAATTAACAGTTTTATTCATAAACATAGTTGGCAGGCTCGCAAGGAATACTAAAGGTTATTGTTTAATATATGACCTTGTTTAATTGTGCAATGAAATGTGCCAAAGTTGCATCTTTAGGTTTGATTACCGAGTAACAAGGAACTTTTAAAATTATGAGTTAACAGTATCTTTATGTTTTATTATCTTCTAGGTAATCATGGTGCCATCCTTCTGGTTTTGCATTTATTTCATCTGATTTTCTTTATGAGAAATTTACCCCATTTGCAAACTTTCAATAGTTTTAGTGTACATTTCGCTGCATGTTGCTATTTTTAACTTACTTGACTTTTGCAGTATACTTCTATCTAATTTGCTGCAAAGAAAGGTTCAAGGGTTTTTCCCAAAAGAGTTGGTCTTGAATGAGGAATATGAGCTTGTCCACCAAGCGCTTTTTACAGATCCAGATGATCAAAGTGGCTGGTTCTATTATCTTTGGCTTCTTGATCAAACAGTGAAAGCTGATGCTCCTCTACTAGTTTCTTCTTGGCCTGCTCGTGATTCTCTCATTATATTGGAAGATCAGTGCCTGGATGACCGTGCCTTGTCTCCATTCAATACATTCCATTCTGATTCAGGAACATTTCCActcattgtttattttaatcAAGCTGTGGAAGGTGTAAATTCATCGACAATATCTGTTGAATCTGTTCTTAACGCGAACAGTGAACTTAATTGGAAACCACTTTCAACAAATAATTCTCAGACTGCCCAAGTTTGGGTGACTTATCTCAATTATCCCAAAGTAGATGTCCATTCAGAAGCTTATCCTGTGGAGGTTAGCATTGGACATTCTGGAGGCATCATTTCCTCTAGTGGTTTTCACTATAGCCATCCCTCTAGATTCGCCTTTAAAGTGTTTGCACGGCCTGTTAAAACCCCTATTGGGCATGGTGGAGAGATCATTTCCTGGCAAGATGGAAATTTTGCTTTATATGAAACATCTCCTGAGGAACCAAATCCAACTATTTCTTTAGATCAACTAAATAGTAAGGATGACAATGAGAAAACATCTTCAGAGTGGCGTGCAGAGACTATAGCTAATGAAATAGCTCTTTTCCAGGAATTATTGTCAGAAATCAGCTGGTAAGCTTCATCCATTTGATGGGCAAAGATAAAATGTAGAAATAGGTACCTTGACCTTTagcaatattaaaattaaacctTTCTTGTCTATGTAGCAAAATTGGAAAGCTTACACTTGCAAGATTGTTGAAGGCTCATGACACGTTGCTATCTCCATGTGCTAACAAAATGGTCTATTCTGAAGAAGTAATCAAGCTTTATAGTGACTTAAGAGTGTTGGACCCACCGCATTCTCAATTCTACAAGGACGAACACAGCTTAACTTTATTGCAGCAGGTGAGTCTCTTCTCTTTTCTGTAATGGTTGTCTGAGTTATCCTCCCTCTGTTGGTAGTAATTCTGCATGTACATCTAGTTGTTGAATCTCTCCTTGCTGAATCGATGTGTGATATAAGATATTCCAAACCCTTATAATTAATGGAATTGAAGTGATCTCTAGGCTGATCATAAATTTCTTACAATTGGCTAGATTTGGTTACTGTACATAACTGGTGACCTCATGGATCATATTGAATATTTTCTAGCCACCTCACCAATTCGCTGGAAACTGATCCActtctttataaatttatgtttgtAAATCCCTttgttaatttgattttaagaaCACCCAAATTGAAGCAATTGCCCTCAATATATAGGTATTCTGAGTCTTCAAAAGGCAACTAATTATAGGAACCCCTTCCTTGGGATCGTACTAAAAATCTTTTGCATTTGGATGTGAAGAAAATCCCTCTTTTATATGTGGGTGGCCGTATTTATTTCTTCTTACTGTTCCAAATGTACCTGTGAGTAATCATTTCAATAAAAAGggtattattacttttattatatcgAAATCTTGTTTTAGAGTAACCGGTAAGGGAAGATATTGCTTTAGCATAATTGGTAAGGGAAGGTGTCATTTTACTCACCTCAATTTGATGCATAGAATTCAGTTCATGCACAGTGTGCTACTCGCGGTTCTTTCAGTAATATTGGGTTATCTCTTTTTAAGAACTCGTATAATAAGTATGCattttattcttgctttgattTTGGATACTGATAGCCAGAAATTGCTCAGAAGTGTAGAATCTGATATTTTGCTGGTCCCTTAGATAACTTCCACGAGAGAGTCTTTACTGAGATACTGCTTTCTTCATGGAGATGGGACTTCATCATTTATCGGTAATTCTATGTGCTTACGACTGAATAATTTATCACTGTCGCGGATGGGATCTATTGAGAGGTTATTATGGGTTCAAATGCTAGACCTGAGCCACAATGAACTCAGATCAATTGAAGGTAAACTTATTAACTAATATTGTAAACTCTAATGTACATATGAGTCCCTCCAGAttccaatttttccttttcttcaaaGTTCCTTTTGTGTGGTGTCTCGGCTTTTTAAAAATGAGCCCAGGTCTAAGTTCTTTACCGCTTCGTGATGCAACGTAGTAGTTACCAATCATCATTGTATTGCTGAAGGAAATTGCCTTATATTGGGTCTTTTTCTTATATGGGGTCTTCTGACAGGATTGGAGGCAATGCAGCTTCTTTCTTGCTTAAATCTGAGCAACAATAAACTCAGTGGTTTTACTGCTCTGGGACCTTTGAGACTGCTGAAATTGCTTAAAGTGTTGGATATTTCATGCAACCAGATAGGTTCACACTCGATTGATACAACAAGGTATCTGTGTTCATCGCCTTTGTGTCATACAGAAGAAATGGATTGGGGTCGTGATGAAACTGTGACTGCTGATGTCAACCTGGCAAATTATTGGGAAGCTTTTGTAATATTTAGAGGCTTGAGCTTGACACAATTAGATATTGCGGGGAATGCAGTTGCTGATGAAAAATTGAAGTCATTTTTGGTCAAGATTGTGCCTACACTTAAGTGGCTAGATGGTGGAGAATTGCATTAACCTTAACTTGTGATggaagttttaatattttttccctgctttctttatattttgagATATGAATTAATACAATCCATTAAACTTGTTGGAGAACCATTTACTTGGTATACTGATCCTGGACATGGGATTCCAGTTATGTTAGCTTGTACGGTGACATTCGATAAAGGGATGCGAACATTTTTTAATCTCTGTGCAAGCTCCAGGCATGTTTCAGCTGTTGTAAATAAGTAACTTTATGTTTGTAACTCTGTTAATGTGCATATGCATGTTTATATCATTAGCGGTTCTCAGGTTCCACCTCATCCCTTAGCTACAACTGCCCTAGGAAAGGGATGGGATGTACCATTGTAAGAGTTCCTCGATCAGATCAATTTTACAGACCAActtgattaattttttagttGCTGATTATTTTGCATTTGCATTGTTTCCCACCTTTCAGCTCACCTATATGGTCATTATGTGCATAATGTGCTTGATAGATCTGGTTTACCCTGTTTTAGACAGTAGTTTGTTTAATTTTCTATACCTTGTAAGTTTGTTAGTAGCTCAAATAGGACAATGGTCTTGCAAAAGTTTTGGTTTTGTGATTGTTTGTAACCTCCAAAGTTTCTTATTTTGTAAACGAGTGTCCTCTGCCATAAGTGagtgtaaataaataaaagataaatgcTAAAGCCACCACACATGGTGGATCCCGACTgtggtttattttaatttttattgatgaAGTGTTTTTTAATGGGAAAATACTTTAggcacaaataaattatataaaagtaaacatacaaactgatgtagtttgatgtgatatgttggattataaaattacttttataacaAAGtagattttacaaaattaaaaaatacattaaaaaaagcaaaagaaatattttgcatTGTCGGGATCCCCATGTGGCTGATGAGCCA comes from the Carya illinoinensis cultivar Pawnee chromosome 8, C.illinoinensisPawnee_v1, whole genome shotgun sequence genome and includes:
- the LOC122319007 gene encoding geranylgeranyl transferase type-2 subunit alpha 1; the encoded protein is MHGRPRKDPKPEDAAASVAKAEKLRSLQSQFLSNHHNKIYTNEALEVNTKLLEVNPEYYTAWNFRKLAVEHRLSQSDSDPDSIKSIFSEELKVVESALKQNFKSYGAWHHRKWVLSKGHSSIDHEMRLLDRYQKLDPRNFHAWNYRRFVAALMNRSEVDELRYTTDMINSNFSNYSAWHNRSILLSNLLQRKVQGFFPKELVLNEEYELVHQALFTDPDDQSGWFYYLWLLDQTVKADAPLLVSSWPARDSLIILEDQCLDDRALSPFNTFHSDSGTFPLIVYFNQAVEGVNSSTISVESVLNANSELNWKPLSTNNSQTAQVWVTYLNYPKVDVHSEAYPVEVSIGHSGGIISSSGFHYSHPSRFAFKVFARPVKTPIGHGGEIISWQDGNFALYETSPEEPNPTISLDQLNSKDDNEKTSSEWRAETIANEIALFQELLSEISCKIGKLTLARLLKAHDTLLSPCANKMVYSEEVIKLYSDLRVLDPPHSQFYKDEHSLTLLQQITSTRESLLRYCFLHGDGTSSFIGNSMCLRLNNLSLSRMGSIERLLWVQMLDLSHNELRSIEGLEAMQLLSCLNLSNNKLSGFTALGPLRLLKLLKVLDISCNQIGSHSIDTTRYLCSSPLCHTEEMDWGRDETVTADVNLANYWEAFVIFRGLSLTQLDIAGNAVADEKLKSFLVKIVPTLKWLDGGELH
- the LOC122319053 gene encoding double-stranded RNA-binding protein 1-like isoform X2, which codes for MPTNEGFQGVSNCYVFKSRLQEYAQKVGLPTPVYETIKEGPSHEPSFRSTVIVNDVRYDSLPGFFNRKAAEQSAAEVALLELAKSCEVNQSISQPVHETGLCKNLLQEYAQKMNYAIPLYQCQKDETPGRVPLFSCTIEIGGIRYIGAAAKTKKEAEIKAARTALLAIQSSTTQSSEKPFLNSQLTVIPSKKRGIKSVNDIEEAANPPKAKKARFKKKMLKKKLSGDKVGNIQGENVGSMESLLDNNGPESDQIDAAAVQEAVMGMSSIEAIGNPQNVRSCVSSSEKEISAGEGALAQQVNGNYENRKLSASNSNLNNDMGAFSMFSGDMTVLTKEMNEVSEFGDIASVADSATTMGHVVASSIQPA
- the LOC122319053 gene encoding double-stranded RNA-binding protein 1-like isoform X1, with product MPTNEGFQAGVSNCYVFKSRLQEYAQKVGLPTPVYETIKEGPSHEPSFRSTVIVNDVRYDSLPGFFNRKAAEQSAAEVALLELAKSCEVNQSISQPVHETGLCKNLLQEYAQKMNYAIPLYQCQKDETPGRVPLFSCTIEIGGIRYIGAAAKTKKEAEIKAARTALLAIQSSTTQSSEKPFLNSQLTVIPSKKRGIKSVNDIEEAANPPKAKKARFKKKMLKKKLSGDKVGNIQGENVGSMESLLDNNGPESDQIDAAAVQEAVMGMSSIEAIGNPQNVRSCVSSSEKEISAGEGALAQQVNGNYENRKLSASNSNLNNDMGAFSMFSGDMTVLTKEMNEVSEFGDIASVADSATTMGHVVASSIQPA